From Nakamurella flava, the proteins below share one genomic window:
- a CDS encoding ammonium transporter, whose amino-acid sequence MDTGSTAWILAASAAVALMIPGLALFYGGMTAARSTLNMMMMVFGAVALTGVLWVLYGYSAVFGNSLGGRGLLGDPTEYLGLGQLMAPTPDATLPPMLVAAFQALFAAITVALVAGAVADRMKFGPWMVFSGLWVTLVYLPVAHWVFAFDAPDGSVTGGWIANQLKAIDFAGGTAVHINAGIAGLAVVLVLGRRLGWPRSPRPHNLPATVLGAGILWFGWFGFNAGSALAAGTAASVVFMTTFVAACASLLAWLVVEKLRDGHATTLGAASGLIAGLVAITPSCGAVSPIGAIVIGLIAGAVCPLAIGLKRRFGYDDALDVVGVHLVGGIIGTLLIGLLATDAAPNGRSGLFYGGGWELLGEQAVAAGSVMAYSFVVTLLIALVLHKTMGLRVDAETERAGVDLVLHSETAYDLGSAGAGEDDGSVVPASGAHHQKLVAPHTA is encoded by the coding sequence ATGGACACCGGAAGTACCGCCTGGATCCTGGCCGCATCAGCGGCCGTCGCCCTGATGATCCCCGGCCTCGCCCTGTTCTACGGCGGGATGACCGCCGCCCGCAGCACGCTCAACATGATGATGATGGTCTTCGGCGCCGTGGCCCTGACCGGTGTGCTGTGGGTGCTGTACGGCTACTCCGCCGTCTTCGGCAATTCCCTGGGCGGCCGCGGCCTGCTCGGCGATCCGACCGAGTACCTCGGGCTCGGGCAGCTGATGGCCCCGACCCCGGATGCCACGCTGCCGCCCATGCTGGTCGCCGCCTTCCAGGCGTTGTTCGCCGCCATCACGGTGGCCCTGGTCGCCGGCGCCGTGGCCGACCGCATGAAGTTCGGCCCGTGGATGGTCTTCAGCGGCCTGTGGGTCACGCTGGTCTACTTGCCCGTCGCGCACTGGGTCTTCGCCTTCGACGCCCCCGACGGTTCGGTCACCGGCGGATGGATCGCCAACCAGCTCAAGGCCATCGACTTCGCCGGCGGCACCGCCGTCCACATCAACGCCGGGATCGCCGGTCTGGCCGTCGTGCTCGTCCTGGGTCGACGGCTCGGCTGGCCGCGCTCTCCCCGCCCCCACAACCTGCCCGCCACGGTGCTGGGTGCCGGCATCCTGTGGTTCGGCTGGTTCGGGTTCAACGCCGGCTCCGCGCTCGCCGCCGGGACAGCGGCGTCCGTGGTGTTCATGACGACGTTCGTCGCCGCCTGCGCCTCGCTGCTGGCCTGGCTGGTCGTCGAGAAACTCCGCGACGGCCATGCCACCACCCTCGGCGCGGCGTCCGGCCTGATCGCCGGGCTCGTCGCGATCACCCCGTCCTGCGGCGCGGTGTCCCCGATCGGCGCGATCGTGATCGGCCTGATCGCCGGCGCGGTCTGCCCGCTGGCCATCGGGCTCAAGCGGCGCTTCGGCTACGACGACGCTCTCGACGTCGTCGGGGTGCACCTGGTCGGGGGCATCATCGGCACCCTGCTCATCGGACTGCTGGCCACCGACGCCGCCCCCAACGGCCGGTCCGGACTGTTCTACGGCGGGGGCTGGGAGCTGCTCGGGGAGCAGGCCGTCGCGGCCGGCTCGGTGATGGCGTACTCGTTCGTCGTCACCCTGCTGATCGCGCTGGTGCTGCACAAGACCATGGGGCTGCGGGTCGACGCGGAAACCGAACGCGCCGGGGTCGACCTCGTGCTGCACAGCGAGACCGCCTACGACCTGGGCTCGGCCGGCGCCGGCGAGGACGACGGTTCCGTCGTCCCGGCTTCCGGGGCGCACCACCAGAAGCTGGTGGCCCCGCACACCGCCTGA
- a CDS encoding helix-turn-helix domain-containing protein, which translates to MTVEDLARDESGAEAVGTGSPAREIRREPSGPREGDLERSIAAQVRFYRSAAGLSVADMAERVGISKAMLSKIENAQTSCSLTTLARLAAGLEVPVTALFRGIDAEREAVFVPAGHGARIVRRGSRQGHLYELLGALRGPHKRMEAVLVTLTEASEVFPLFQHPGTELLFMLEGRMIYGHGETRYTLQPGDALQFDGEGPHGPEELSEVPVRFLSVTAYGDAPASP; encoded by the coding sequence ATGACAGTCGAGGACCTGGCCAGAGACGAGTCCGGCGCGGAAGCGGTCGGCACCGGCTCCCCGGCCCGCGAGATCCGTCGCGAACCATCCGGCCCCCGCGAGGGCGACCTCGAACGGAGCATCGCTGCCCAGGTCCGCTTCTACCGGTCCGCGGCGGGCCTGTCGGTGGCCGACATGGCCGAGCGCGTCGGCATCTCCAAGGCGATGCTGTCGAAGATCGAGAACGCGCAGACGTCCTGCAGTCTCACCACTCTGGCCCGGCTCGCCGCGGGACTCGAGGTGCCGGTGACCGCCCTGTTCCGGGGGATCGACGCCGAGCGGGAGGCGGTGTTCGTCCCCGCCGGCCATGGCGCGCGGATCGTCCGCCGAGGGTCCCGCCAGGGGCACCTCTACGAGCTGCTCGGCGCCCTGCGGGGGCCGCACAAGCGCATGGAGGCCGTCCTCGTCACGTTGACCGAGGCCTCGGAGGTGTTCCCGCTCTTCCAGCACCCCGGCACCGAACTGCTCTTCATGCTGGAGGGCCGCATGATCTACGGGCACGGCGAGACCCGCTACACCTTGCAACCCGGGGACGCGTTGCAGTTCGACGGTGAGGGCCCCCACGGCCCCGAGGAGCTGTCCGAGGTCCCGGTGCGCTTCCTGTCGGTCACCGCGTACGGCGACGCGCCGGCGTCGCCCTGA
- a CDS encoding ATP-binding protein: MENPFRPSFGVNPPLLVGRDAELLDFVDALESGPGAPGRATLYTGLRGVGKTVMLNEAESLARERGWVVVSETGVPGIVDRLVQSRLPEVAAQLEVAVGGAETRRRLTSVSLPFHLGGVTWQPPAAAQQLDLRAQINALTDHLADHSTGLLITVDELHRADRAGMRELVATLQHCFREQRPIAFAGAGLPAAITDLLNDDVLTFLRRADRHHLGAVDPADVSDALRTPLHAAGYEITDAALDMATRGTGGYPFLIQLVGYWTCRTLTNGQPTTLIDTTAAAAGVQAARRRLGSLVHEPALQDLSDVDRTFLTAMALDQGPSRTATIADRMGVDTNYAAQYRRRLIAADLITPAGHGRIDYTLPQLREYLREHAASSVDHEDLQPAAPEHPSPSTGM, encoded by the coding sequence GTGGAGAACCCGTTCCGGCCGTCGTTCGGCGTCAACCCGCCGCTGCTGGTCGGCCGCGACGCCGAGCTGCTGGACTTCGTTGACGCGCTCGAGTCTGGCCCTGGTGCTCCTGGTAGGGCAACCCTGTACACCGGTCTGCGCGGGGTCGGGAAGACCGTGATGCTCAACGAGGCCGAGTCCCTGGCCCGGGAACGGGGATGGGTGGTCGTCTCCGAGACCGGAGTGCCCGGCATCGTCGATCGCCTCGTCCAATCCCGCCTGCCCGAAGTCGCCGCCCAGCTCGAGGTAGCCGTCGGCGGTGCGGAAACCCGCCGGCGACTCACCTCCGTGAGCCTGCCGTTCCACCTGGGCGGCGTGACATGGCAACCGCCGGCTGCCGCCCAACAGCTCGATCTGCGGGCCCAGATCAACGCCCTGACCGACCATCTCGCCGATCACAGCACCGGTCTGCTCATCACCGTCGACGAGCTACACCGAGCCGACCGAGCCGGCATGCGCGAGTTGGTGGCCACCCTGCAGCACTGCTTCCGCGAACAGCGCCCCATCGCCTTCGCCGGCGCCGGCCTGCCCGCCGCCATTACCGACCTCCTCAACGACGATGTCCTGACCTTCCTGCGCCGAGCCGACCGCCACCACCTGGGCGCCGTCGACCCCGCCGACGTATCCGACGCCCTCCGCACCCCGCTCCATGCCGCCGGATACGAGATCACCGACGCAGCGCTCGACATGGCCACCCGCGGCACGGGGGGTTACCCGTTCCTCATCCAGCTGGTCGGCTACTGGACGTGCAGGACCCTCACCAACGGCCAACCGACCACGCTGATCGACACCACCGCGGCTGCCGCCGGCGTCCAGGCTGCGCGAAGACGCCTGGGATCACTGGTCCACGAACCTGCCCTGCAGGACTTGTCCGACGTCGACCGGACCTTCCTGACCGCCATGGCCCTGGACCAGGGCCCGTCTCGCACCGCGACTATCGCCGACCGAATGGGGGTCGACACCAATTACGCCGCTCAGTACCGCCGGCGATTGATCGCCGCCGATCTGATCACCCCCGCCGGGCACGGCCGTATCGACTACACCCTGCCCCAGCTCCGCGAGTACCTCCGTGAGCACGCCGCCAGCTCGGTCGATCATGAGGACCTGCAGCCCGCGGCCCCAGAACATCCGTCACCCTCGACCGGCATGTAG
- a CDS encoding allantoate amidohydrolase, protein MSDPVAPVPGPTTADLLAEIADVGRDPVRGGYSRPVFSSGERTLVDWFTDAATRRGLDLTVDRNGIVWAWWNPAGAPLQDAVVTGSHLDSVPGGGAFDGPLGVASALRAVDVLQARGVQPARPLAVAVFPEEEGSRYGVACLGSRLLSGVLEPERALALTDADGVTYAQSLTAAGLDPAAIGRDDETLGRIGTFVELHVEQGRGLIDLDAPVAVGAAILGHGRWRISITGQGNHAGTTLMADRRDPLLVAAEVVVAVRRIAGRHPGARATVGRIQPVPGGTNVIASRVDLWLDARHVDDLVTAAVVAEITAAAQGAAAIEGCAVEVRQESLSPTVDLDPQLGARMARTLGGAPVLDTGAGHDAGVLAARVPSAMLFVRNPTGISHSPEETVEDVDADRGALALADVLADLLADGAPAERP, encoded by the coding sequence GTGTCTGACCCCGTTGCGCCCGTCCCCGGTCCGACGACGGCCGACCTGCTGGCCGAGATCGCCGACGTCGGGCGGGATCCGGTCCGCGGCGGCTACTCCCGTCCGGTCTTCTCGTCCGGGGAGCGGACGCTGGTCGACTGGTTCACCGATGCCGCCACGCGCCGTGGCCTCGACCTCACGGTCGACCGGAACGGCATCGTGTGGGCCTGGTGGAACCCGGCCGGAGCGCCGCTGCAGGACGCGGTGGTCACCGGTAGCCACCTGGACTCGGTGCCGGGCGGGGGAGCGTTCGACGGTCCCCTCGGGGTGGCGTCCGCGTTGCGCGCGGTCGACGTCCTGCAGGCCCGCGGTGTGCAGCCCGCCCGACCGCTCGCCGTCGCCGTCTTCCCCGAGGAGGAGGGATCCCGCTACGGGGTCGCCTGCCTGGGGTCCCGGCTGCTCAGCGGCGTCCTGGAACCCGAGCGGGCCCTGGCGCTCACCGACGCCGACGGTGTCACCTACGCCCAGTCGTTGACGGCGGCCGGGCTCGATCCGGCCGCGATCGGCCGTGACGACGAGACCCTCGGACGGATCGGTACTTTCGTCGAACTGCACGTCGAACAGGGGCGGGGCCTGATCGACCTGGACGCCCCGGTCGCGGTCGGCGCCGCCATCCTCGGGCACGGCCGATGGCGGATCAGCATCACCGGGCAGGGCAACCACGCCGGCACCACGCTGATGGCTGACCGCCGGGACCCGCTGCTGGTCGCCGCGGAGGTGGTCGTCGCCGTCCGGCGGATCGCCGGCCGGCACCCGGGGGCTCGTGCCACGGTGGGCCGCATCCAGCCGGTGCCCGGCGGGACCAACGTCATCGCCTCCCGGGTCGACCTCTGGTTGGACGCCCGGCATGTCGACGACCTGGTCACCGCCGCGGTGGTCGCCGAGATCACCGCCGCCGCGCAGGGGGCCGCCGCGATCGAGGGCTGTGCGGTCGAGGTCCGGCAGGAATCGCTCAGTCCCACCGTCGATCTCGACCCGCAGCTCGGCGCACGCATGGCCCGGACCCTGGGCGGGGCGCCGGTGCTCGACACCGGGGCCGGTCACGACGCCGGGGTCCTCGCCGCTCGGGTCCCGTCGGCGATGCTGTTCGTCCGCAACCCCACCGGCATCTCCCACTCACCGGAGGAGACCGTCGAGGACGTCGACGCCGACCGGGGAGCGCTCGCGCTGGCCGATGTGCTGGCCGATCTGCTCGCCGACGGAGCTCCCGCTGAACGACCCTGA
- a CDS encoding AAA family ATPase — translation MSELLQGTGYLSDDALATVTFLALRMQRPVLLEGEPGTGKTALAEALAQALSIPLVRLQCYEGIDAAQALYDWNFPQQILHLRALEAAGGVTRETVAEAEQSVYSERFLSARPVLQALQQSPAVLLIDEIDRADDEFEAFLLEVLSTYQVSIPEYGTVSAKTPPVVVLTSNRTRELHDALKRRCLYHWVDHPDLDQELRIARSRAPEVSETLRRQVVEVVQRLRTAESLQKPPGVAETLDWARALHHLGAAELDLASAAATLGALVKYREDVDRVRLALDRLLRP, via the coding sequence ATGTCCGAGCTGTTGCAGGGCACCGGGTATCTCAGCGACGACGCGCTGGCCACGGTCACCTTCCTGGCCCTGCGGATGCAGCGTCCGGTCCTGCTGGAGGGCGAGCCGGGGACGGGCAAGACGGCGCTGGCCGAGGCGCTCGCCCAGGCGCTGTCGATCCCACTGGTGCGGTTGCAGTGCTACGAGGGCATCGACGCCGCGCAGGCGCTCTACGACTGGAACTTCCCGCAGCAGATCCTGCACCTGCGGGCACTGGAGGCGGCCGGCGGCGTCACCCGCGAGACCGTCGCCGAAGCCGAGCAGAGCGTCTACAGCGAACGTTTCCTTTCCGCCCGGCCGGTGCTGCAGGCCCTGCAGCAGAGTCCGGCGGTGCTGCTGATCGACGAGATCGACCGGGCCGACGACGAGTTCGAGGCTTTCCTGTTGGAAGTGCTCTCGACGTACCAGGTCTCGATCCCCGAGTACGGCACGGTCAGTGCCAAGACACCGCCGGTGGTGGTGCTGACCTCCAACCGCACCCGCGAACTGCACGACGCCCTCAAGCGCCGCTGCCTCTACCACTGGGTCGACCACCCGGACCTGGACCAGGAGCTGCGCATCGCCCGGTCCCGGGCGCCGGAGGTGTCGGAGACGCTGCGCCGCCAGGTCGTCGAGGTCGTCCAGCGCCTGCGTACCGCGGAATCCCTACAGAAGCCACCCGGGGTCGCCGAGACCCTGGACTGGGCGCGGGCCCTGCACCACCTCGGCGCCGCCGAACTCGATCTGGCCTCGGCCGCGGCCACTCTCGGCGCCCTGGTGAAGTACCGGGAGGATGTCGATCGGGTGCGGCTGGCGCTGGACCGGCTGCTGCGACCGTGA
- a CDS encoding hydantoinase/oxoprolinase family protein has protein sequence MARSIRIGIDTGGTFTDVVAFDEESGELVTTKTPSTPSNPADGFLAGIDKVLALVGGSAADVDAVSHGTTVATNQLLEGKVDRLGLITNAGYEAMLEIARQSVPDGYGNSYFWVKPDRIVPRHLVKGVEGRLGVDGEEVRPFDEGGARAVARWFRDQGVNTLGVCFLHAYANSDHEDRMRAILAQEHPGAVVSVSSEVLREYREYERAMTTLVDAAVKPRLSAYVRNIAQRLNALDGRTIPFYVMKSNGGVLSADEVVHQPITTVLSGPAAGALGAALIAKVAGFDKVLTSDGGGTSTDVSVVIDGEPTLTTEGSVGAFPSKIPMIDVVTVGAGGGSIAWLSPEGTLKVGPQSAGADPGPLCYGKGGQDVTITDAHVFLGRIPPHLLGGEIQLHTEAAHRGIEILADKLGLSPEACATGILEISAWNQANALRQVTVKRGLDVRDFVLVTFGGSGSLLLCRLIDVLGLPAVLVPPNPGNVSAFGLLTVDVKNDYVQTHVALPDELDPAVVAGIYDGLTAQAAKALATEGFPPEEHVYSRTADVRYFGQAFEVRVPVPEGPIDADVLAEVARRFHAEHTALYGYDFAGDPTQQVEWVNLRVSGIGPIQRPEIRRHPWGDGRVPAEKSRRGVCFDAAGGYVDTPVLWRTDLRPGVVVDGPVIIEEFGSTVPVHPGFSVRVDDHLNLIVTRLESKESN, from the coding sequence ATGGCCCGGAGCATCCGGATCGGCATCGACACCGGCGGCACGTTCACCGATGTCGTCGCCTTCGACGAGGAGTCGGGGGAGCTGGTCACCACCAAGACCCCGTCGACACCCAGCAACCCGGCCGACGGATTCCTGGCCGGGATCGACAAGGTGCTCGCCCTCGTCGGGGGGAGCGCCGCCGACGTCGACGCGGTCAGCCACGGGACGACGGTCGCGACCAACCAGCTCCTGGAGGGCAAGGTCGACCGGCTCGGCTTGATCACCAACGCCGGATACGAGGCGATGCTGGAGATCGCCCGGCAGTCCGTGCCCGACGGGTACGGCAACTCCTACTTCTGGGTCAAGCCCGACCGCATCGTCCCGCGCCATCTGGTGAAAGGGGTGGAGGGCCGGCTCGGCGTCGACGGCGAGGAGGTGCGCCCCTTCGACGAGGGCGGGGCTCGGGCCGTCGCCCGGTGGTTCCGCGATCAGGGCGTCAACACGCTGGGCGTCTGTTTCCTGCACGCCTACGCCAACTCCGATCACGAGGACCGGATGCGGGCCATCCTCGCGCAGGAACATCCCGGTGCGGTGGTGTCGGTGTCCAGCGAGGTGCTGCGCGAGTACCGCGAGTACGAGCGGGCCATGACGACTCTCGTCGACGCCGCCGTGAAGCCGCGCCTGTCCGCCTATGTCCGCAACATCGCCCAGCGGCTCAACGCCCTCGACGGCCGGACCATCCCCTTCTACGTCATGAAGTCCAACGGCGGGGTGCTGTCCGCCGACGAGGTCGTCCACCAGCCGATCACCACGGTGCTCTCCGGCCCGGCGGCCGGGGCGCTCGGAGCCGCGCTGATCGCCAAGGTCGCCGGGTTCGACAAGGTGCTCACCTCCGACGGCGGCGGCACCTCCACCGACGTCAGCGTCGTCATCGACGGCGAGCCGACGCTGACCACCGAGGGATCGGTCGGGGCGTTCCCGTCCAAGATCCCGATGATCGATGTCGTCACCGTCGGCGCCGGCGGCGGCTCCATCGCCTGGCTGTCGCCCGAGGGCACCCTCAAGGTCGGGCCGCAGTCGGCCGGCGCCGATCCCGGTCCGCTCTGCTACGGCAAGGGTGGTCAGGACGTCACCATCACCGACGCCCACGTGTTCCTCGGCCGCATCCCGCCGCACCTGCTGGGCGGCGAGATCCAGCTGCACACCGAGGCCGCCCACCGCGGCATCGAGATCCTCGCCGACAAGCTGGGTCTGAGCCCGGAGGCCTGCGCCACCGGCATCCTGGAGATCTCCGCCTGGAACCAGGCCAACGCGCTGCGCCAGGTCACCGTCAAGCGGGGCCTGGACGTCCGCGACTTCGTCCTGGTCACCTTCGGTGGTTCCGGCTCGCTCCTGCTGTGCCGGTTGATCGACGTGCTCGGTCTGCCCGCCGTCCTGGTGCCGCCCAACCCCGGCAACGTCTCGGCGTTCGGCCTGCTGACGGTGGACGTCAAGAACGACTACGTGCAGACCCATGTGGCGTTGCCGGACGAGCTCGACCCGGCCGTCGTCGCCGGCATCTACGACGGGCTCACCGCGCAGGCCGCGAAGGCCCTGGCCACCGAGGGCTTCCCACCCGAGGAGCACGTCTACTCGCGCACCGCCGACGTCCGCTACTTCGGTCAGGCCTTCGAGGTGCGGGTCCCCGTGCCCGAGGGGCCGATCGACGCCGACGTGCTGGCCGAGGTCGCCCGCCGGTTCCACGCCGAGCACACCGCGCTCTACGGCTACGACTTCGCCGGTGACCCGACCCAGCAGGTCGAGTGGGTCAACCTGCGGGTGTCGGGCATCGGCCCCATCCAGCGACCGGAGATCCGTCGACACCCGTGGGGTGACGGCCGGGTGCCGGCCGAGAAGTCCCGGCGGGGAGTCTGTTTCGACGCCGCCGGCGGGTACGTCGACACCCCGGTGCTCTGGCGGACCGACCTGCGGCCGGGGGTCGTCGTCGACGGCCCGGTGATCATCGAGGAGTTCGGGTCGACCGTCCCCGTGCACCCCGGCTTCAGCGTCCGCGTCGACGACCACCTCAACCTCATCGTCACCCGGCTCGAGTCGAAGGAGAGCAACTGA
- a CDS encoding FAD-dependent oxidoreductase, translating to MSAGNGPAGDRRRFLVVGAGLAGASAAWHLARRGHAVTVVERDVPASAAGSSHGSARILRFAYPDLDYVQWVQEATAGWRELAEVSGTQVLTPTVALDYGVTRNPAALAAVLARAGVAHELLTPDQARGRWAGLRPDTDVLAHPGWVIDAESTVHAMLGQAQSHGAHVESGFSVAGLTRTPTGLSARAADGRTVDADHVVIAAGGWLPDLLDGLDLPAGFRAAIPGFTVREENAFHFPYRDQGAARWPTLIHKRPEMAVYSLPGDRDAGFRGQKVAEYEGGSVIGSATHGSGTVDQANRARVVEYVREFLPGLDPEPYAETTCLFTTTPSEDFVIDTANDVTVLSACSGHGAKFAPLLGRWAADTALAGTAVVPRFGVQRETAGV from the coding sequence ATGAGTGCAGGGAACGGTCCCGCGGGCGACCGGCGGCGGTTCCTCGTCGTCGGAGCGGGTCTGGCCGGGGCGTCCGCGGCCTGGCACCTGGCCCGCCGCGGGCACGCGGTCACCGTCGTCGAGCGGGACGTCCCCGCGTCCGCCGCGGGCAGCTCGCACGGGTCCGCCCGGATCCTGCGGTTCGCCTACCCGGACCTGGACTACGTCCAGTGGGTGCAGGAGGCGACCGCCGGGTGGCGGGAGCTGGCCGAGGTGTCCGGTACTCAGGTGCTGACCCCGACCGTCGCCCTGGATTACGGCGTCACCCGGAATCCCGCCGCCCTGGCCGCGGTGCTGGCCCGAGCCGGGGTGGCGCACGAGCTGCTTACCCCGGACCAGGCCCGCGGCCGCTGGGCCGGACTGCGTCCCGACACCGACGTCCTGGCCCATCCCGGATGGGTGATCGACGCCGAGAGCACCGTGCACGCGATGCTCGGACAGGCCCAGTCGCACGGTGCCCACGTCGAGAGCGGTTTCTCGGTCGCGGGTCTCACCCGCACGCCAACGGGGCTGTCGGCCCGGGCGGCCGACGGGCGCACCGTCGACGCCGACCACGTCGTCATCGCCGCGGGAGGCTGGCTGCCCGACCTGCTGGACGGACTCGACCTGCCGGCCGGGTTCCGGGCCGCGATCCCGGGGTTCACCGTGCGGGAGGAGAACGCCTTCCACTTCCCCTACCGCGACCAGGGTGCAGCGCGCTGGCCCACGCTGATCCACAAGCGGCCGGAGATGGCGGTCTATTCGCTGCCCGGCGACCGCGACGCCGGCTTCCGGGGCCAGAAGGTCGCCGAGTACGAAGGTGGGTCGGTCATCGGATCGGCCACGCACGGCAGCGGCACCGTCGATCAGGCCAATCGGGCCCGGGTCGTCGAGTACGTGCGCGAGTTCCTCCCCGGCCTGGACCCCGAGCCCTACGCCGAGACCACCTGTCTGTTCACCACGACCCCGTCGGAGGACTTCGTCATCGACACCGCGAACGACGTGACCGTGCTGTCGGCCTGCTCCGGGCACGGAGCGAAGTTCGCGCCGTTGCTCGGCCGCTGGGCGGCCGACACGGCACTCGCCGGGACCGCTGTGGTGCCGCGCTTCGGCGTCCAGCGGGAGACCGCCGGTGTCTGA
- a CDS encoding vWA domain-containing protein encodes MISRDADEVLLAFVHALRVAGVAVTPDRAQTFLAAVAVVGADTARGVHLAGRATLCASPDDLARFDLVFPAFFSRHAGPRQAPADRSRTTARAPLPDRDGDSGPEEGESEVIRALVSDTDVLRSRDIAELSADDRRRLAGLFASLHPRPPLRRTARHQRWHRGEVDVGRTLRNALRQGGEAAELARRRRGRRPRRVILLVDVSGSMRAYADALLRFAHRCTVATRRQGGTVETFTVGTRLTHVTRALRTEDPERALAAAGATVPDWSGGTRLGESLQVFLDRWGRPGMARGAVVVVFSDGWERGEPDLLADQAARLRRIAHRVIWATPHQGRADYEPVQRGVLAVLPHCDHFVAGHSLAAFAEVAELVARS; translated from the coding sequence ATGATCAGCCGCGACGCCGACGAGGTACTCCTCGCCTTCGTCCACGCCCTCCGGGTGGCCGGCGTCGCAGTGACTCCCGATCGCGCACAGACATTCCTGGCCGCTGTCGCGGTGGTCGGGGCCGACACCGCCCGGGGCGTTCATTTGGCCGGGCGGGCGACGCTGTGCGCCAGCCCGGACGACCTGGCCCGTTTCGACCTGGTCTTCCCGGCCTTCTTCTCCCGGCACGCCGGACCCCGGCAGGCCCCGGCCGACCGGTCCCGCACGACCGCCCGGGCGCCGCTGCCCGACCGCGACGGGGACTCCGGCCCGGAAGAGGGCGAGAGCGAGGTCATCCGGGCGCTGGTCAGCGACACCGACGTGCTGCGCAGCCGGGACATCGCCGAGCTGTCCGCGGACGATCGCCGGCGTCTCGCCGGGTTGTTCGCGTCGTTGCACCCGCGGCCGCCCCTGCGGCGGACGGCCCGGCATCAGCGTTGGCACCGCGGTGAAGTGGATGTCGGCCGAACCCTGCGGAACGCGCTCCGGCAGGGCGGCGAAGCGGCCGAATTGGCCCGGCGCCGGCGTGGGCGCCGACCCCGCCGGGTCATCCTGCTGGTCGACGTCTCCGGCTCGATGCGGGCCTACGCCGACGCCCTGCTGCGCTTCGCCCACCGCTGCACCGTCGCGACCCGCCGCCAGGGCGGGACGGTCGAGACCTTCACCGTCGGAACGCGTCTGACGCACGTGACTCGTGCCCTGCGGACCGAGGACCCCGAGCGAGCGCTCGCCGCGGCCGGGGCCACCGTGCCCGACTGGTCGGGCGGCACCCGGCTGGGCGAATCGCTGCAGGTGTTCCTCGACCGGTGGGGCCGGCCCGGGATGGCCCGCGGCGCGGTGGTCGTCGTGTTCAGCGACGGGTGGGAACGGGGCGAACCCGACCTGCTCGCCGACCAGGCCGCCCGACTCCGACGCATCGCCCACCGGGTGATCTGGGCGACCCCGCACCAGGGCCGAGCAGACTACGAACCCGTCCAACGCGGCGTGCTCGCCGTGCTACCGCACTGCGACCATTTCGTCGCCGGGCATTCGCTGGCCGCGTTCGCCGAAGTGGCTGAGCTCGTCGCCCGGTCCTGA